A stretch of the Macaca thibetana thibetana isolate TM-01 chromosome X, ASM2454274v1, whole genome shotgun sequence genome encodes the following:
- the PAGE3 gene encoding P antigen family member 3 — protein MSGHQRTRSRSRERRDDQDSNHPIGAVVAQEPPSDDQLQQQEPPIESQDYTPGQERDEGALEFQDLAAYLWELTRSKTGGERGDGPNVKGEFLPNLEPVKIPEAGEGPPSD, from the exons ATGAGTGGACATCAAAGAACAAGATCCAGatctagagaaagaagagatgaTCAAGACTCTAATCATCCAATAGGGGCTGTGGTT GCCCAGGAGCCACCCAGTGATGACCAACTTCAACAACAGGAACCACCAATTGAAAGTCAGGATTATACACCTGGTCAAGAGAGAGACGAGGGAGCACTGGAGTTCCAAG ACCTGGCAGCCTATCTCTGGGAACTGACTCGGTCAAAGACTGGGGGTGAACGTGGAGATGGTCCTAATGTCAAGGGAGAATTTCTGCCAAATCTCGAGCCTGTTAAAATACCAGAAGCAG GTGAAGGGCCACCATCGGATTAA
- the LOC126946562 gene encoding putative G antigen family E member 3 isoform X3 — protein MSEHVRTRSQSSERGNDRESSQPVESVIVQQPAEEKRQEEEPPNENQGIAPSGEIENEGTPAVQGPDVEAFQQELALLKIEDEPGDGPDVREGTLPTFDPTKVLEAGDAQP, from the exons ATGAGTGAGCATGTAAGAACAAGATCCCAATCCTCAGAAAGAGGAAATGACCGAGAGTCTTCCCAGCCGGTTGAATCTGTGATT GTCCAGCAGCCCGCTGAGGAAAAACGTCAAGAAGAGGAACCACCAAATGAAAATCAGGGTATTGCACCTAGTGGGGAGATTGAAAATGAAGGAACACCTGCTGTTCAAG gGCCTGACGTGGAAGCTTTTCAACAGGAATTGGCTCTGCTTAAGATAGAGGATGAGCCTGGAGATGGTCCTGATGTCAGGGAGGGGACTCTGCCCACTTTTGATCCCACTAAAGTGCTGGAAGCAG gTGATGCGCAACCATAG
- the LOC126946761 gene encoding non-histone chromosomal protein HMG-14-like, with the protein MPKRKVSSAEGAAKEEPKRRSARLSADKSSDKKVQTKGKRGAKGKQAKVANQETKDLPAENGETKTEESPASDEAGEKEAKTPTASIEVAWLSGVSPGVLGLTDKEIKEWAQQK; encoded by the exons ATGCCCAAGAGGAAGGTCAGCTCCGCTGAAGGGGCCGCCAAGGAAGAGCCCAAGAGGAGATCAGCGCGGTTGTCAGCGGATAAATCTTCAGACAAAAAAGtgcaaacaaaagggaaaaggggagcaAAGGGAAAACAGGCCAAAGTGGCTAACCAAGAAACTAAAGATTTACCTGCAGAAAACGGGGAAACGAAAACTGAGGAGAGTCCAGCCTCTGAcgaagcaggagagaaagaagccaagAC acccacagctagtattgAAGTGGCCTGGTTGTCTGGGGTATCACCTGGAGTTCTTGGTCTCACAGACAAGGAAATCAAGGAATGGGCACAACAAAAGTGA